The stretch of DNA TCTCGATCATATTTTCCACCATATTCCTGTCCGAAAAGATTAGGCCCATGACCATCGCCGGTTCCATCTTTGGATTTGCAGGCATTATTCTGATCTTCGTTGATCAGTTAGCCATAAAACCGGGAATCGGGCTTGTTCTTCTCCTGGCATCGGCGATAAGCTGGGCTGGCGGAACCATATTCTACAAGAAATATGTGCACACCACGCATCCCGCAATGGTGAATTCTATGCAGTATCTCTATGCTTTACCTTTCATTCTGATATGGGCTTTTTCAACAGAGAGCTTCAATGTCAGCGGCATTACCTGGCAGTTCATTCTCATAAGCCTGTACGTCGGCATATTTGGAACCGCAATTGCGTATTTCATATACCTGAGGCTATACAGGCAGCATTCGGTGTCCTCAATCTCCTCATATTTCTTCACGGTACCGGCCCTTTCCATACTGTTCAGCTATCTCATTCTCGGGCAGACGGAAACACTGTTCACGTACATTGGTTTCGCATCTGTGGCCGCTGGAATATTCCTCACTTCCAGAAGCGAAAATCGTAACGAGGCAGTGGGCAACAACCAGTAAAACTATAATATGGAACGTTTATTTCCATCA from Thermoplasmataceae archaeon encodes:
- a CDS encoding DMT family transporter gives rise to the protein MLKASDIMGFLAMSSFWGLNYIMVKIALGYEPPLFFLLFRVMFAAAFSLVLLRGRFEFPKDLQTNVRLVILSALNITVFMGLWFLGEGTETASISSILVYTYPIFSIIFSTIFLSEKIRPMTIAGSIFGFAGIILIFVDQLAIKPGIGLVLLLASAISWAGGTIFYKKYVHTTHPAMVNSMQYLYALPFILIWAFSTESFNVSGITWQFILISLYVGIFGTAIAYFIYLRLYRQHSVSSISSYFFTVPALSILFSYLILGQTETLFTYIGFASVAAGIFLTSRSENRNEAVGNNQ